Below is a window of Sylvia atricapilla isolate bSylAtr1 chromosome 2, bSylAtr1.pri, whole genome shotgun sequence DNA.
CAATGAACCCAGGGCAACGCTCAGCAGCATTTAATGAATCTTCCTGTTGATCAGCAAAGTGTTGCAGCACCCTGGGGCTAGGCCTTTCTCAGTCACAGTAGTTGGTTTGGTGGTAGGGGCAAAAATTGAGCCACATGTCTAATCTGTAGCCTTTCTGTAGTTCTGAACCTACATCTGAATCTACATCTATGTGGCTGACACAGGGTAGAATTACAGCACTCTGTGACATCACTCTTGCTGGTGGTAGCTGACCTACTTAAAATGGATTTTACTTGCTACTGCTCAATGTTGGTCAGGTAGAATAAAGCTAAAGCAATTCTCTAATTGTTTGAAATCATAGGACTGTTCAGGAGTGACCAAGAGACATAGACCAAGAGTAGAGctttactgggtttttttaaagacattttttgcCCCACTGCTGTATTACTCGCACATCCCACTGATCTGCTTACACTGGACCAAGGAAAGAATAAGTAATTCCAGGGACAGTGTATCCAGATAGACAGTTACTCGTGCCTAGGGTTGAACTGCCATTCATAGCTTTAGAAGCCAAGTAACTTTGCTGAATTtacagaaaatgcctttttgcaTCACGGTACCCAGGGGTTCTTGATGGCTTTTCAGAACAGTGGCAGAGTATCTGGATATCTGGAAGAGTGATCAGGAGGTCTATTTGAGAAGCACTTCTAGCCTAGCAccagaatattaaatattacCAGGACCAGGGTGGTGtcttgttgttatttttttttttcccctgtgtatgtgcatgtgtgtgtgtgtgcgcttGATGCACAGCTAAGACACTACCTGTAAAAGTAGTTCCATAACAGCCTCTGTAGGTATTTGAAAGTGTAGACTTAATTGCCCTAAACTACAAGtatattggggaaaaaaatggaaaaaagtagTGAAGTAAAAGAGGGAAGACCCTCTGGCAATAAACAAAGGTAGTTTATTATTTATGCTGTTTCTTCTCTCAGCTTCTGGTGATGTCTTTTATGGCTTAACAGGAACTTAGCACATTTCTTGAATTCACATACATGAGGGCTTCATGAGCTCAAATAGCAAAGAACAAAAAGTGCTTTCTTGGTTGAAAAATCCCTACCCACACTgtactataaaataaaaaatattcaggtcCATGAATACTTTCATAATGATACCAGTACTCTGGTAATTTTGAGGTGACTTGATGTGATAATACCTTAGAAAATTTTGCAAACTGAGTTCTCCTTTCAGGGAACTAATTGAAATTTTGGCAATTTCAAGAAACCAAAAGCTTCCACAACCAGGAGAGGAGAGCCAGGTAAGCTGACTTTCTGAATTATGGTTCTTTGGGCAAGCATAATGCTTTACTTctaattttttccattcttttgttTGTTCTAGTTTTCTCCCTTTGTCCTTGCCTATATTCAAGCTAATGGTCATGATGTGGCTTTGGCCCTGCTACAAAGGCATTATTGGTTCTCCTGTTGTTTATTCATTTCTTATGTGCCACATAGGCTGTTCCtgcaaacaggaagaaattttatttcatttttcattcaaacaaaaatacacCTATGGATGCCATTTGCTCTTCTTTGTAACATCATTGAGGGTGTGTTGTTACTCTAGCCAAATTAAAAGTTCTACAAAACTGTTGTTCAATAGATCCTGGAACTGCTGATTCAGAGAGATGGAGAGTTTCAAGAGCTAATGAAGCTGGCAGTTGATCAGGGAAAAATCCATcatgaaatgcagcttttagaAAAGGTAGTAGAAAAGCGGGATAATGAtattcagcagctgcagaaacagctAAAAGAAGCAGAGCACATACTGGTAAGTTCATAATGATGTGTTTGCTTTTGAGCATCTTCTTGTAGAAAAGGTGGTTCTGGGCAAAGTGGTGTTGTGTTAGTTTGAcaagatttaaatatttaaaacttcatAAGAGCttagtggtttgggttttttctcagtAGTCAAACACTGTTTAGTTATCATGGTATTAatggtggtgggtttttttttttattttttgtaatgctaattttcttctaaatgtactttatttctgtgtatttttaaaatgttcacagaagtttcttttttaaaatgcaattaaatggAAGGGTTTGTTCACAGAGCTGACTTTATGTAGACATTTATAAATTAAAGATGCATTGAAGGTTTGGTTTACTctgtgggtttttatttttttcaactaGGCAACAGCTGTTTatcaagcaaaggaaaaactgaaatcaaTTGAAAAAGCACGAAAAGGTGAGTATCTTTGATTGTACATACTACATAAATGCAGTTCTAAAGAAAGTTGTTAGTGAGCTCaaatttgatcttttttttaaaattctgctatCACAGATTTCAGATGCTTCATGTGTAAacaaatttccatttcattatGAAACTGTAACCATTTCCTCAGAATAAATGCAacattgaattattttttgtggCATATTTTAATATGAAAGTGTCTCAGCAGTCTTCTTGGACTGATAATAGTATATCTGATTACTTAAGTAATTCCCCCAGGAGGTTTGCtaaggaaagggagagaatgTGTGTATATGCACTGCATTTGAAAGACTGACTAGCTGGTGATACTGGATTGCAGTTGTAGCAATTCCTGCCATTCTGTGGCACTTATCAAACTAAACTAATTTTTTGGCGGGGGGAAGCAAGGCAGGGAGGCACCTTCTtcaggttggggttttttttgttgttgtttgtttgggtttttttgcagtgtcttttataattttgtttctttcacctAGAAAATCAAGGAATTCAATAGTTTCTATTAATCTAGTACAGGCACATATTTGGAAAGAGTCCTCTGGGTACAGTCTATAATTActaaactaataaaaaaattatttgctataGAAAATTCTATAAtaaagcaggagctgaagttttagaattttttttgtgcttgtcCAATACACTTGTTTAAGAGACTCTTTATGTTTTTTGTGAGGTAAGAGAACCACTGATATTGAAGGTATTTTGTAGTTGTGTGTGTAAAATCAGTTCACTGCAAAGCTCATCTTTTTGTAGTCTGACAGTCTTCTAAATAGTCATTGCATTTCAACCAGGCTCTTAATGTTTGGCAAAATCACATTCCCAGTCTTTTAAATATTGGTGGCcaatattctgaaataattaaatgatGCAATCTCTTGAGAATGCAGcgacattttttttctgttcttccaggTGCAATTTCCtctgaagaaataattaaatatgcCCATAGGATCAGTGCTAGCAATGCTGTTTGTGCCCCTCTGACATGGGTACCAGGTAACTGTTGTGTTTATgacagtagatttttttttttaataatcataGATCGTGGCTAATATCTGGTCTTACAATGTTTTTATATGGTGATAGCCACTGGAGTTTATTAgagtaataattttttcagcTGGTATATGTAATATTTCAACAGAAATGGAAATCCAAAGTCCTGTGGATTTCACATATGTCTCCAAAATGTTATGGAACTGTCTGCTGTCATTAACAGACTGGCTTCCTCTGTTCTCCTTAGTTTGCCTTTTTCCCCTTAATGTTTACTCCAATTGTAAGTCAAAGCCAAGTGTGCTAAAGTCTTTTTTATGTGTTTGGTTGTGTTCCCTCTTGCCCCTTACAATATTCTTTCAGAGAATGTTAGTAAACAATGGAGTCagaatttttattgtttcatgtTTCAATTTTGGGTACTACCCTCTTTGTCCAAAATGAAAACGCATTTGATTCAATTCTTGTCCTTGCTGCTTAGCTGtgaaagagcaggaagagcaaAGGTATCTTTTAAGCAGgataggtttggggtttttttagttgcTTTGGGTTCTTTGGGAGAttttaatatgctttttttgtgaagtttgaatgaatgaagaaaatgtaaGACAGACTTGGATTTTAATAAAACAGGTGTGATGCTCGTTGCTCATCCAAGCAACTgaagtgtggggtttttggtcATTAAACTAGACAATTGCTAAAGCTAATGTCTGCAAGACAattgttaaatatttcaaagcattctttttctttttttcttaaagggGACCCACGTAGGCCATATCCTACAGATCTGGAAATGAGAAGTGGTCTCTTGGGTCAGATGAACAACCCATCCACCAATGGAGTCAATGGACACTTACCAGGGGACGCACTTGCAGCAGGCAGACTACCAGGTAAGTGAAGCtcagttttgttctgtttttcttcattgcttttAGATTCAcagcacttacacatttcccTTAGCAAAGGCAAATCAGAGGTAAAGCAATGAAAATTGTGGTTAATGTTGTTCCCTAGCAGTGAAGACCTAGTAAAGAATGGTAATTAGaaattccatattttttttaatttcatggtAAACTGCAGACACTACAGCTAAGTTAATATAAACAAAACTCAGTTACcttcatatatttaaataagtAATTAAGTGATTTCCAGATATATTAGAAAGAAGCActttcagagcagcttttgctTAGTGGTGATGACAAAGCATGGAATTGTGAAAGCTGTATTCAGAAGGTGGTTTATTGCCATTCCCTACCTTTCTTTGAGTCTATGTGTAGAAGTCCTGGATTTAAAAGACATGGCAAGGGACAACTGCTGAGATAGTACACTGAGTGTAGGAATCAAGCTTTAATCCCTTAATGGCTTTGTGAAATGGGCACttccattgacttcagtgggattCATTCCTTCCTGCAAAAATTGAATTTAGCAGTAAATTACAGTAATTGAATCAAGAGTTCAGTTGTTCTGTACCTGTGCAGCATTGATTTACCATAGTTAGACTAAATGGTGGAAAAAGTCTTAGTTTGGCTTCACAGGAGATATGGAATAGTTCTTACATATCTGTTAAGCCACTATCAGGCATTATGGAAagcttgttttcaaaaatcatGCTGAATTTGTTAAAAAACCCTCTTGCGACTCCATTGGAGAAATAGtaaatttggattttgtgtttctgatcATCTGTCTAATCCTGTTGTCACCTCTTAGGAAGTGACTTGAAATTCTGCATCATCTCACTTTGTAAATCTCTGGCCTTGGACAAAACGGGTCAGTGAGCTGAATGGGAGTAGGACCCTGACATCTGTTCATTAGCATCCCACCAGGGAAATGCTGAGCATTGGCCCACGTaacttttctgttcttttgaaatatGATCAGAGGAAACATTAAGGTTGTGACTTCCTAATGGAGTTTGAGCATTTATTTGTGTATATTTTGGTAGAGCCCGTTCTGGCTGGCTCCTTTGCCTTAGAGGGTGCAAACTTGATCCATTTACTTTTGATTGCTGTCTCTATAAGAACTGAAAGGAATTTTCGGAATTTTCATTGAGAAGCTGGAAGGTGTGGGATTTAAACTCCTCCAGTAAAGTTCTTAATTGAGTCTTGGGCTCCTCTGTCAGGTTAAACCCTCACATAACTACACTGTCAAGGTAagaggaaaacactgatttaCAAGACAGTTGAAGCTGCCTGAACGTTCTGTGTAGGGATGCTGAATCTGTTGGTGCATGGAGACGTGTCCTGAGAATGCTAATTATGGGATCTAGTCCTTTTGGAGACTCCTGCAGAGAGGTCTAGTTACTGAGTTCTTAGTGAATGTGCAGaccagctgctgggctgcttgGTAGACTCCAAGCTTTGAGGCTGCTTAGCACACAGATTCAGCCTGCTTTAATAGCAGACTGGTTCTAGCACTGAGGCATGGCCACACAATGTAAAACACTGGCTTCCATTTGGAGCTCCTTCAGataaaggcttttcaggcaTATTTGGATAgtctttttctctgaatttttatggtctgcctgatttttttttaatctaatattttaatctgtttctgCATACTGACAGACCGTGATCATTTTCATTACTCCAAGTAGCTGTGAGTGCTCAATCAGTTCAAACTgtgctttgaagatgaaaagctCATAACTCATTGAGTATATGAGTTATCAAGAGCCACCTACGTAAATGGGCCTCTCTGGCAGAGCAGACTTTTACATTACAGAATTGCTTCATCATGAGATGTTTTCTAGCTGCTACTGGAGAGTTTAAGCTGTCCAGAGGATTTCaagatttgttttgattttaaatggaAGTTCTGGTTGAGCTGTCTTGTTGAATTTGTCAATATACAAAACTGAAAGTTTTCTTGATTatgcctctttttctccagatgtACTTGCTCCTCAGTATCCTTGGCAGTCAAGTGATATGTCAATGAACATGCTACCTCCTAATCATAGTAATGACTTCATGCTGGAGCCTCCAGGACACAATAAAGAGAATGAAGATGATGTAGAAGTTATGTCAACAGACTcctcaagcagcagcagtgactcagACTAGGTATGAGGGGGTATCCCTAGTAGACCTTTCCTGTGGTGAAGGTAGGTTAGATGCTGTTTGTCACAAACTGCAATATCCTTTTGTTACACCAGCAGCCCTGTATAGGGAGATGATGACAGCTGGCTCAGAAATAGTGTGACTAATTTAAAACCATGGACTTcagaattgtttttttcctattagaTGTTCTGGGAGCTGAGAGAAATGTCTGCTGGGGGAGAGATGTCAGATTTTCAGTGATTGTGTAAATATATGTTTGCAAGAGaagtgtaaatatatatttatatatatgtatttactATACATTAGATGACATAAGTTCCTGGGAAAAAAGGTGTAAGGGGAATCCCCTTGTATGTTTGTTAGTAACTTTACTCTTTTGATGCTAGCCTTTTCTatgccacagaaataaaacatgaagtTTGTAATtttagtatctttttttttttttgttactgccTAAATCCATGTTCTTGATCATCTGTGTATCAAGAACAAAAATATGGCAATACGGTGTAATAAAAGACTTTGTAATTATTGTAATATATAATGAATGATTTGTCATAAATAAATTCAGCCTTGATCTAACTTCAATTTTCCAAACTTGAATCTTAGATGAGTTGTCATGTAACTTCAGTGCTCAGCACATTTTATCCAAGTGTGTGGTTGAATTCTGATTGAGTTTCAGAAGTTTGTACTCCATTTTCCCCTATGCAAAATGCCCAGTTAGCATTagaagcagctgaggaggagtCAGAAGTGGAAAGCCTGTCCTTCCTTTTCAGGTCAGCTCTTCCAGGTACACACAAAGTTGGGCAGATCCTGAGGCAGCAAATGCTTACCCACAAGGCTGTCTCAAATACTTGGTTAAGTGTCCTGGGACGCTGGAGGTGACACGCTTTGGGGCATGCTGCAGGTTTAGCTCCTTTCAGATCAAAGTgctcaaggatttttttttttgttcttatcatctataattttttcatctgctaatttgtttatttcagcCGTTGCATTTCCTGCATCAGCTGCAATGTTACTTTGTCTTTGCAAAGGCACTTCCCttggctttcttttccttgttctgtTTTGCCTAAGGAGTCATTTTAtgacagctgcttttctcttacATAACCCTCTGATAAAACTTCCAAGACTCATGTGAACTGTTGCTCCTGGCAGTTACAGGTTTCTATCCTGCAGCACAGATCAcaattctcttcccttttccatttggTAGATTCACAGGAAGTATCTGATGCAGCAGGTAATTCCTCCTTTGCTCAAGTAATCTTTCAAACATTGCTGCCAGTAATGCTGTCACCTGTGACCAACATGTACATATCCCATAAGTATGTAGAAAGGAGAAGGACTTCAGTCACATTCAATCACATAATATGGGAtagtgggttttgttttcagagacaCGGGGAATTTGGTTTTGTCTCAGCTGTTCCttttagaagtattttcagTTATTGAACTGTCACCTCTTCCACAGTCTAAACATACATATTGTAACTTTTATCCAGTATTATCTTTCCCTCTTGGCTGCTCATCTCCAATGTCTTTCCTCATTAATTCACATTAATCCCAATACATGTGCCCTGTCTAGTTAACCTTGCCTACCCCTTTTCTAGCTCACATTAGTTTTTGTCTTAAAACATGTGTGATCAGAATCATACATAATAATGCAAAATGGATCTTCTTAAAGTTTGTATAATGGGAttggtgttttctttctaaatggTCCTCTCTGAACACATCACACAGACACAGTTCATCAGTCTCTTTTATCTTCTAACTTAGAAGGACAttcttgaaacaaaatacaaaaatatgtaattaataGGGAAAGTGCTGTGTTACAGTCTACCCAAAACTCTTCTACCACTGTATCATGTAATTCACCAACTGAAATACTGTGGAGGTGGGTGATTGTTTCCAGACATAAGAGGGAACTGAAGCAATGAGCACT
It encodes the following:
- the MED4 gene encoding mediator of RNA polymerase II transcription subunit 4, yielding MAMAAAAGAGAGAGTAAAAGGGGGERSSTRDRLLAALEDLELLARELIEILAISRNQKLPQPGEESQILELLIQRDGEFQELMKLAVDQGKIHHEMQLLEKVVEKRDNDIQQLQKQLKEAEHILATAVYQAKEKLKSIEKARKGAISSEEIIKYAHRISASNAVCAPLTWVPGDPRRPYPTDLEMRSGLLGQMNNPSTNGVNGHLPGDALAAGRLPDVLAPQYPWQSSDMSMNMLPPNHSNDFMLEPPGHNKENEDDVEVMSTDSSSSSSDSD